AGCGGCCATGGACCACGAGTTTCGAGATTGGCCCGGCGACTGCGTGACCTGATGCGACAGCACGTCAACCGCATCAGCCAAACTCAGTTCGTAGAAGGGATGAATCGAGAATTCGTCGAGCTAAACCAGGAGGGCAGCTTTGCCACGGCCATCGTGGGTACCTTTTTCGCCAGCACACATTCCTTTCAGCTGAGCGTCGCAGGCCACCCATCCCCGCTGCTCTATCGCCGAAATACTGGAAGGTGGGAGATCTTCGAAATCGCGCCGGATGCCGCTGTTTCGACTGGCCTGCACGATACGCCTTGGGGTATCTCAGAAAGCGCGGCCTATGGCGAAACGCATCTGACGCTCGGCGTTGGTGATATGATTCTGGCCTACACGGACGGCGTGACGGAGGCCCGCGCTGCCGACGGAAATCTGTTGGATTCGAAAGGCCTGCTGAATCTAGTCCAACAGCTGGATGCCACACGTCCCGACCGTCTACTGCAGTGCTTGATCACGACAATTCGTGACGCGACGACTGCGCCAATTGACGACGACTTGAGCTTGCTGTTGGCGTGCGCCGACGGTAGCCGGGCCTCGTGGTGGAAC
The Planctomycetia bacterium DNA segment above includes these coding regions:
- a CDS encoding PP2C family protein-serine/threonine phosphatase, with amino-acid sequence MAEPMQCLEIWGGNQGVEEHVHRPGLDVWVYSCPHENAGSGGDVYYLSSCASGRISRLLLADVSGHGPRVSRLARRLRDLMRQHVNRISQTQFVEGMNREFVELNQEGSFATAIVGTFFASTHSFQLSVAGHPSPLLYRRNTGRWEIFEIAPDAAVSTGLHDTPWGISESAAYGETHLTLGVGDMILAYTDGVTEARAADGNLLDSKGLLNLVQQLDATRPDRLLQCLITTIRDATTAPIDDDLSLLLACADGSRASWWNTVLAPFRLLGIVVDKTRFR